Below is a genomic region from Fervidobacterium sp..
TATATCGATTCTTGGAGTGGAGAAGTTAGAGATAGAAATAATTTCACAATTTCTTTTTCAAAAAATGAATTATTTAGGAATAAATCCGAGAAATTTTTAATAGATGGTTTTGTTAAAGTTAATTTTTTGATAGGTAAAAACGGATTGAAAATCAATTTGCCTGTGAAAGCTGAGGTGTCAGCTGTTGGAAGAAAGGAATGATTTGAGAATAGACAGAATTGTTTCGCCGGAAAAAACAGGCTACGATGTTTATTCGTTGAGACCAAGGTTTTTATCAGAATACATCGGGCAAGAAAATATAAAAGAAAGATTAAAACTTGCTATACAAGCATCTAAGATTCGTGGAGAGCAGCTTGATCACATTCTTTTGGCAGGACCACCTGGTCTTGGAAAGACAACGCTTGCTGGTATAATAGCGAATGAGTTAAGTACAAACATACATGTCACAAGTGGTCCAATATTGGAAAAGCAAGGTGATCTTGCTGCTATATTGACGAATTTGGAAGCTGGTGATGTACTTTTTATAGATGAAATTCATAGGATGAACAGAAGTGTTGAAGAAATCCTCTATTCAGCGATGGAAGATTACCAGATAGATATAATGATAGGCAAAGGACCGGCTGCTCGCTCAATAAGGGTAGAACTTCAACCGTTTACATTGATTGGTGCAACAACGCGCAGTGGACTTTTGACCTCGCCATTGCGTAATCGATTTGGAATGATATTCGAAATGAGCTTTTACACAGAAGAAGAGTTAATGCTTATAATAATAAGAGCAGCTGAAGTTTTAGGAACCACAATCAGCCAGGATGCTGCTTTGTCCATTGCAAAACGTTCGAGAGGAACACCTCGAATTGCAATTAGATTGTTGAAAAGGGTGCGTGATTTAAGTACTGTTAAAGGAACTTGGGAAGTCGATTCAACAATAGTAGAGGAAGTCATGGGTTTACTAGGTGTAGATGAATACGGGCTCGATGAGATGGACAGAAAGCTTCTGAGGACTGTTATAGAAGTTTACAATGGCGGTCCTGTCGGTTTAAAAGCCTTAGCTGCTTCACTTGGAGTTACTGAAGATACCATTTCCGAAGTTTATGAACCATTTTTGTTGCA
It encodes:
- the ruvB gene encoding Holliday junction branch migration DNA helicase RuvB: MDRIVSPEKTGYDVYSLRPRFLSEYIGQENIKERLKLAIQASKIRGEQLDHILLAGPPGLGKTTLAGIIANELSTNIHVTSGPILEKQGDLAAILTNLEAGDVLFIDEIHRMNRSVEEILYSAMEDYQIDIMIGKGPAARSIRVELQPFTLIGATTRSGLLTSPLRNRFGMIFEMSFYTEEELMLIIIRAAEVLGTTISQDAALSIAKRSRGTPRIAIRLLKRVRDLSTVKGTWEVDSTIVEEVMGLLGVDEYGLDEMDRKLLRTVIEVYNGGPVGLKALAASLGVTEDTISEVYEPFLLQNGFIARSARGRVATEKAYRYLGYSRLGGLFDGFNDVAK